The region CGTGCCGGTCAGCACGACCTCGGTTCCGGTGCTGGGAACGGCCATGACGCCTCCAGTTATAATTTGTCTTGTTTGTGAGAGGTCGTAACAAAACTATGAGCATGTTACGGTTAGCGTGTCAAGGGAGGAGGGATGCCGGGCATGGAAACAGCGCCGCGTAGCCCCCGCGAGCGGTTCCGTGAGCAGACCCGGAACGAGGCCAAGCGGGTCGCGCTGGAACAACTCGCCGAATCGGGGCCTGCGGGGATCTCGGTGAACGCGATCGCCAAGCGGATGGGCGTCACCGGGCCCGCGTTGTACCGGTACTTCGAGAATCGGGACGCGCTGCTGACCGACCTGGTCGTGGACGCCTACCGCGACCTCGGCGACGCGCTGGAAGACGCGCTGCGCACCCACCGACGCAAGGCGCCCGCGACCAGGTTCCGCGAGCTGGCAGCGCGGTTCAGGGGGTGGGCGTTGCAGCAGCCGCATCGGTATCTGCTGCTGTTCGGCACTCCGGTGCCGGGGTTCCGGGCCCCGGAGCTCACTTTCGACCTGGCCGACCGGGCATTCCGGCCGATTCTCGAAGTGTTCGTCGATCTCGCGCCCGAAGGGCTGCCCGCGGAGCGCTCGGTGCTGGACCGGCAGCTAGTCGCCTGGCGCGAAGTGCGCGGCGGCCTGATGGCGCCACCTGCGGTGCTGCAGCGGGGGCTACTAGCGTGGTCGCGACTGCATGGGCTAGTCAGCCTTGAGGTCGAAGGGCAGTTCGTCGACATGGGTGTCGACCCGGAGTTGCTTTTCCGCGCCGAGGTGGAGTCGTTACTCGCCCAATCCTGGAAATGACGCCGGAGGCAGGGGCTCTTGAGCGGAGCCTGTGGGCGAACCGCCAGGCGCCGCCTCGACTGCAGGATCCCCGGCATGCGCAATCTTGCGTGTCGGCACTGTCCTCGCGAGGCGGCGTCTGAGAACCCGTGGCGATGCAAGCTGCTTACGCGGCCGAAAGCGGCTTACGCCGCTTGCCTGGCATCAGGTCCGCTCGACCTTCGTTGGTCGCCGACCAGTTGACCGGGGCTTCACGACCGGCCGTGACTTTCGGGTCAGTCCCCCTGGCGGGGAGGGGGCGCCTCGATCTCGCAGTCGCCGCCCGGGAACACCAGGCTCTCGTGGCCGTCCTTGAACCGGACCTTGTACGGCGGGGCGCCGTTCTCGCCGCGAACCTCCAGGATCACGGCGATCTGGTCGGCCTCGTCGATGTGCTTGCTGTGCACATGCAATTGATCACCCACAGCTGCCTTCATCACCCATCACCTCCGCGGTCCCAGACTAGGTGACCGAGGCCACAATGCGCATCGGATGACCCACGGCGGTGCGGGCGGCGTCGCGGTAAAGCCGGCTTGAGGGTGCTGTCCGAATCAGCGGCGCTTCGGTTCGCGCAAGCGGCGCAGCCGCTTTCGCCGGCGGCGCGAGTTGCACCGCTAGGGTCTGTTCATAAGCGGCTTAAGCCACTTGCGGTGTGGGACTCAGCTTGCGCCGCCCGCTAGCCGCCGATCTTTGAGCAGGTGGTGGTTACCTGCTGGTACTTCTCCAGTTGGGTGGCGGTCCACTCCGCGCTGGACTCCAAGGTGATCTCGCCGGCGGCGACCCGCTGCACGGACTGCTGGACGTCAAGCAGGTTCTTGCGCAGCGTCTGGTCGGTAGTCTGCTCGGCCAGCTGGAACAGTTCCTCGGCCCTGGCCTGCGCATCGGCTTGCGCCTGCTGCGGGTCGGCGAAATTAGGCATGAAGCTCGCGACGTTGATCGCTTTCAGGCAGCTCGATGCCGCATCCAGATTCTCGTGCGCCTGCTGGATCTGGTCGTTGGCGTCCTGCAGGCCCTGCCGGGTTTCCTGGATCTCGCCGCACGCGGCGAGGCCGACCAGCAGCGGCAGCGACAGGGCAGCCACCACGAACCGCTTTCGAGCTCGCATGTTCCCTCCGGGACTCGGGCGACACGGAAGTTGTGCCGCCCTTGTACCCTATCGACCCCGGAACGAGCGATGGGCGAAATGTCGTATCCGGCGGTGCCGGGTGCCGTGCCCGGATCGCAGCGAGCGGGTCCGTTCGCCGCACTGATCGAGGTGAACGGCTCATTCGGGGCAGCCACCCGCCTGTCACGAGTGCGCGATCCAGGCCATGACCTCGGGTGGCAGGTCTAGCTGCCCGAGCCAGGGGGCGGCACCGATCCGGTAGAGGACGACCGAACTCAGCACCACGGCGGCGATAGTCAGGCCGGGGCCGACCACCAGGAGCTCCACCTTGCCGCCGGTCCGCATCCGCAGCGGCTTCGGCGGGGCCACCGGGTACCAGGTCTTGCCGCCGAGTGGTACCGGCCACAGCATGGGGCAGCCCAGTTCGGTGATCGCGTCGCCGAGAAAGTGCGCGACGCAGCCGATCATCACCGCCACCCCGAACGCCGCCGCGTCGGTGGGCTGATCCCCGGCCCACGCCCAGCAGGCGACCGTGAGCAGCAGCGAGGCCACGCTGATCAACAGCGCGTCCTTGCTGGAGGACCAGGTGTGCATGAGCCCGCGGACCGCGAGCCCCGCGAAGAAGAACATCAGCACGGCGAGCGCGATGCCCGCGCCGGTCTGCACGATGGCCGTGGTGATCAGGCCGGCTAGCACCGCGAACACGACGGTATGGGTGAAGCCGCGGTGTGTGCCCTCCCGGTCGGTGTCCCGCTTGGTACGGGTCAGCCGGTACAGAAAGCCGCTGAAGCCGCTGATCCCGGCCGACGCACCGCGCGATATGGCGCCGAATGTGCTGGCCACCGTCGACTTGGGGTGGTCGATGTCGGGCAGGAGCGCGGCCCCAGCGGACAGCGTCGCCCCGACCACCCAGGTCTTCAGGGATAATTGCCCTATAGCGTGCGTGTCGGTCAAGGCGGTCACGGCCGCCCAAGCGGCCACCCCGCTCATCGCATGCGTCGGTCCGGTCGACACGGGCCCCCTCCAGGATCACTTAATAAAGATCGCTCAGTCAGGGGTTGAGCCTAGAAGAAGATCACGGCACGGCGTCGTCGTCGCCAACTGTGGCGCATCGCGCTTTCCGCGGCAGTGGTCGTAGGTGAAGGGTGGAGGACACAATCGAGGCCGATAGCAGTACGCTTGTACCGCTTGCATTCTCGCGAGAGGAGCACCCCGCCACATGAGCAAGATCAAGGTCCAGGGCACCGTAGCCGAGCTCGACGGCGATGAGATGACCCGGATCATCTGGTCCTTTATCAAGGACAAGCTGATCCACCCGTATCTGGACATCAACCTCGACTACTACGACCTCGGCATCGAGCACCGAGACGCCACCGACGACCAGGTCACGGTCGACGCGGCCAACGCCATCGCCAAGCACGGCGTCGGTGTGAAATGCGCCACTATTACCCCGGACGAAGCCCGCGTGGAGGAGTTCGGCCTCAAGAAGATGTGGCGGAGCCCGAACGGGACGATCCGCAACATCCTCGGTGGCGTCATCTTCCGCGAACCGATCGTTATCTCCAACATCCCGCGCTACGTGCCGACCTGGACGAAGCCGATCGTCATCGGCCGTCACGCGCACGGCGACCAGTACAAGGCCACCGACTTCAAGGTCCCCGGCCCCGGCACCGTCACCGTCACCTACACCCCGGACGACGGCGGCGAGCCGATCGAGTTCGAGGTCGCGAAGTTCAGTGCGGACGGCGGCGTCGCGATGGCGATGTACAACTACCGCCGCTCCATCGAGGAGTTCGCGCGCGCGTCCTTCCGCTATGGCCTGGAGCGCGGCTACCCGGTCTACATGTCGACCAAGAACACGATCCTCAAGGCCTACGACGGCATGTTCAAGGACGTGTTCCAGGAGATCTTCGACAGCGAGTACAAGGCCGAGTTCGATGCCAAGGGCATCACCTACGAGCACCGGCTGATCGACGACATGGTCGCCAGCGCCCTGAAGTGGGAGGGCGGCTACGTCTGGGCCTGCAAGAACTACGACGGTGACGTGCAGTCCGACACCGTGGCGCAGGGCTTCGGTTCGCTGGGCCTGATGACCTCGGTGCTGATGACCGCCGACGGCAAGGTGGAGGCCGAGGCCGCGCACGGCACGGTCACCCGGCACTACCGCCAGCACCAGCAGGGCAAGCCCACCTCGACCAACCCGATCGCGTCTATCTTCGCCTGGACCCGTGGCCTGCAGCACCGCGGCAAGCTGGACTCGACCCCGGAGGTCGTCGGCTTCGCCGACACGCTGGAGAAGGTCGTCATCGAGACCGTCGAGAGCGGCAGGATGACCAAGGACCTGGCGCTGCTCGTCGGCGGTGACCAGAGCTACCAGACCACCGAGGCGTTCCTCGCGACGCTGGACGAGAACCTGCAGAAGAAGATGGCCGACCGCTGATCTTCAGCCTGCCGCGAACGCCGCTCCCCAGGTGGGGGCGGCGTTCTTGCTATCCAGTGTCGGCCGGAAGGGGTTCGTGGACGGGCTCCCGCCGTTCCGGGCGGGAGCAATCGTTTTCCTATTGGCACCGGCGGGACTCAGCGCGCGAAGACGCAAAATTCGTTGCCTTCGGGGTCGGCGAGGACGTCCCAGTCGATTTCGGCGTCGCGAGCGCGGATCAGGGTGGCGCCCAGGCCGAGCAGTTCGTTCCGGTCGCCGATGACGTCCAGGTGCATCCGGTTCTTGCCGTTCTTCGGCTCCGGCACCGGATTGAGCCAGATCAGTGGCCCGACGCCGGCCGGGTCGACGATCGGCACCGGCCAGTCGGCCGGGCGGTCGGTGGTGCCGGTGAGGCTGTCCCGGCGGACGTAGCCGAGCGCCCGGCACCACCAGTCCGCCTGCGCTTGGTGGTCGAGCACGTCCAGCGCGAGGTCTTTGAATCGTGCGGCCATGTGACCGATTCAACATGGCTACCGCGCGCACCTGAACGCCGGGCGGGCGACCCCCGGCGCGTTGAACCGGGCGCGCCGACGGGTGCCTCGGGTTCCGCCTGCCCGGCCCAGGCCGTTATAGCTGGGTTGGCGTGACTGACCAGGAGGTATGCCATGTTCCCGCTGCCCCGTCCGTTGTTGCTCCTCGGCGCCGGTGCCATCGGCGCGATCTACCTGATCGGGGCCGGCCAGCCAGGGAGTAGTCCCGGCGAGACCAAGCCGTGCATCTTCCGGGTCACGGCCGACATCCTCAACGTCCGCTCCGGCCCCAGTTTCGGGGCGGGCCGGGTGGACTCGCTCGACCACGGTGCGCAGGTGATCGGCACGCCCTACGTGGTCGGTGGCTTCCGCGATCTCGGCAACGCCCGTTGGGCGGCCGCCGAATTCCTTGCCCCGGCGCCGGGCAGCATTTGTGATCCCTGACGGAACCGGCGGCGGCCGCGCATCGTCGCACTCCTGACAGGTATTCGCGCGAACGGGGAGAGCCGATGCCGTATCGGTACAAGGTCGTGGAGCTCCGGGAGAAGTGGCTCGGCGGCAAAATGTCCGGAGACAGTCTGGAACGGGTTCTCAATGATCACGCCGCCCAGGGCTGGCAGCTGAAGGCGATCACCGGGGCCGACGTCAAGGGCCGGCTCGGGCCGGGTGCTGTCGAAGGGCTCCTGGTCACCTTCGAGCGCCAGGTGTGAAACAGGGGTGGTGCTCGGCCGCGGCAGGGGCTTGGCTAAGCTGATGCCCGTACGCGGCCGAGCCGCTCAGCGCGATTAGCTCAGTGGGAGAGCGCTACCTTGACACGGTAGAGGTCACTGGTTCAATCCCAGTATCGCGCACTGGAAGATGCTCAGCTCAGAGCCCCTGCCGACGATCATCGGTAGGGGCTCTGCTGTTCCGCTTTGACGCAGAGGCGTTGGAGTCGGCGCTGAACGGCGGACTGGGCGGAGGCGGCCGAGACGAGCGGCACGACGCCTGCACCACGCACGGCACCGCGCGGACGAGCCGGTAACGGCCCAGAGTCCACTGTAGACCGAAAAGGGGACGACGCCGGTCCTATCGGCATCCCCGCCCTCGTCCCAGAGGCAATGCGGATCTTGCCACTTTGGTCCAGACCAGGTGTCGCGATCTGTGGCTATTCCGGCCCAGTTGGCGGCCGTTCCGACCGCGGCGATCCGCCGGGAAGGCAATGTCCGGAAACCGTCCACTGTCTACCCGAGCCGCAACATTTCCGGAACTGTGGCGGCTACTCGGCGTCCCGCAGTAGGGCGCCAGCTTGGGGCCGGACGGACCTGGGTCGCCGTCCGAAGGCTGCGTTTTCCCAGGCCCGGCGCGGTCCCCGCATCCGTTACCGGCGTCGGTACTGCGGGTCGACCGCCCGAGCGGGCGCTCGGAAATAATAGGAATTCGATCAAGAACTGTCCACTGAGGAATACATTTGAGCCAAAGGGTGCCACTCTTTGCGGTGACATAATGGGCTTTTTTCCGGCGGTGCTGGTAGAGATCTTATTCGGCGGTCGAAAAATCG is a window of Saccharopolyspora phatthalungensis DNA encoding:
- a CDS encoding TetR/AcrR family transcriptional regulator — translated: METAPRSPRERFREQTRNEAKRVALEQLAESGPAGISVNAIAKRMGVTGPALYRYFENRDALLTDLVVDAYRDLGDALEDALRTHRRKAPATRFRELAARFRGWALQQPHRYLLLFGTPVPGFRAPELTFDLADRAFRPILEVFVDLAPEGLPAERSVLDRQLVAWREVRGGLMAPPAVLQRGLLAWSRLHGLVSLEVEGQFVDMGVDPELLFRAEVESLLAQSWK
- a CDS encoding DUF1918 domain-containing protein, yielding MKAAVGDQLHVHSKHIDEADQIAVILEVRGENGAPPYKVRFKDGHESLVFPGGDCEIEAPPPRQGD
- a CDS encoding metal-dependent hydrolase, giving the protein MSTGPTHAMSGVAAWAAVTALTDTHAIGQLSLKTWVVGATLSAGAALLPDIDHPKSTVASTFGAISRGASAGISGFSGFLYRLTRTKRDTDREGTHRGFTHTVVFAVLAGLITTAIVQTGAGIALAVLMFFFAGLAVRGLMHTWSSSKDALLISVASLLLTVACWAWAGDQPTDAAAFGVAVMIGCVAHFLGDAITELGCPMLWPVPLGGKTWYPVAPPKPLRMRTGGKVELLVVGPGLTIAAVVLSSVVLYRIGAAPWLGQLDLPPEVMAWIAHS
- a CDS encoding NADP-dependent isocitrate dehydrogenase; this translates as MSKIKVQGTVAELDGDEMTRIIWSFIKDKLIHPYLDINLDYYDLGIEHRDATDDQVTVDAANAIAKHGVGVKCATITPDEARVEEFGLKKMWRSPNGTIRNILGGVIFREPIVISNIPRYVPTWTKPIVIGRHAHGDQYKATDFKVPGPGTVTVTYTPDDGGEPIEFEVAKFSADGGVAMAMYNYRRSIEEFARASFRYGLERGYPVYMSTKNTILKAYDGMFKDVFQEIFDSEYKAEFDAKGITYEHRLIDDMVASALKWEGGYVWACKNYDGDVQSDTVAQGFGSLGLMTSVLMTADGKVEAEAAHGTVTRHYRQHQQGKPTSTNPIASIFAWTRGLQHRGKLDSTPEVVGFADTLEKVVIETVESGRMTKDLALLVGGDQSYQTTEAFLATLDENLQKKMADR
- a CDS encoding VOC family protein, with amino-acid sequence MAARFKDLALDVLDHQAQADWWCRALGYVRRDSLTGTTDRPADWPVPIVDPAGVGPLIWLNPVPEPKNGKNRMHLDVIGDRNELLGLGATLIRARDAEIDWDVLADPEGNEFCVFAR
- a CDS encoding SH3 domain-containing protein; translation: MFPLPRPLLLLGAGAIGAIYLIGAGQPGSSPGETKPCIFRVTADILNVRSGPSFGAGRVDSLDHGAQVIGTPYVVGGFRDLGNARWAAAEFLAPAPGSICDP
- a CDS encoding DUF4177 domain-containing protein, which codes for MPYRYKVVELREKWLGGKMSGDSLERVLNDHAAQGWQLKAITGADVKGRLGPGAVEGLLVTFERQV